Within Telopea speciosissima isolate NSW1024214 ecotype Mountain lineage chromosome 8, Tspe_v1, whole genome shotgun sequence, the genomic segment GCACACTTCTCTGTCGAGTTCACCAAGACAGTCGAGTTCTAGAGAGATCTCGACTGTCTCGGTCGAGATATGTACATTAAAAAGTTAAGTTTGGTCTAAATCTCGATCAAACCAAAATTTCGACTTGACCGAGATCTCAACCGAGTTGGGGTAATATTTCATTTCGCCTTAAGTCTCGTCTCgcttttttcaaaaagagagaCATTACCAAGATTTcggcgagttcttgaactatgcttGAAAAGTTGTGAACTAAATGGGTGGAAAGTGAAGAATGTCAAACGTATCTTGAAGAATACCACCATATTCTAATCTTGAAACTACAGGAATGAAACAGAAATCAACTCCTTCTGTTAGACTCACCAGATGTCTTCCCTCTTCAGTGAGTGTCTTTTCCATCTGACCAAATAATGCAGTCCACTTTGCTTGATGCATTTCTGGATTTGCAATGTTCTGGGGCTTTGGACATTCACTGGCACAAGGTACATAAGGATCGTTCTCTTGGTTAGATTTAAATTCTTTGGACAAAAGGAAAGGCAACTCTGTCTGAATTACAGCTCGAACTCTCTTCTTGCTACGCCGCAGTGCTGCACACACAAAGAAAGCCACGTATTATAAAGATAGAAGAGCTTGCCTACTAAATTAACCTGTCAGCTTTGAGAAACCATGTCATTACCAGAAAGGCGCCCTCTAATGTCTTGATGAAGAAGTTCCAGCCATTGGGAAGCTACTGTGGCAGctaaaatagagaagaaacatTCAAGTCAGTTCCAGATACTCTCCCCTATTATGCTCAGCAGGTAGGGTTGATCTGTAGTTTGCCCAAACCCAACACAATCTGACTCAAGTTGCATCCTCTAGTTATAAGATTATATATGAATGACGAGATATTTTAAACAGTAAGAAGCTTATATTGAAACTGACCTTTCACAGAAAGGGAAGAAACAGCAGCTTGGTTTTCCGACTCCTCATTAGACACAGAACTAGTGTTCTCGGATGACAGTTTCAGTGTATAGTTTCTGTGCTCATGATCTGAGGTAATGTGTGAAGCACCAGAAGTTTTATCTGAAACCCTTCTTGCCCCAAAATATGAGTCACCAGCTACCACGTGATCTGAATTCAGAGGAATTACCACTTTAGTTGAGAACATTGGGGTCTGTCCACCTGGTTCATTTCCATGCGAAACATTAAGTTGACTGGTTCCTGAATCATGCATGTTTTccatgtccttccttcgatcaTTTGCTTCCTTTGTTCCTCTTTTAAGATTGTTTGCTGACCTGCTTTGAATACGACCATTTTCAAGCTTTTCAGATCTCACTAAGGCCTCGATTATAGAATGAACCTGTTTACTATTTCTCACATGGTTTATAATTCCAGGGTTCAATTCATTGAGAAGCCCACTTGGAGCAGCAATCTTTGTAAATCTGTTAACCTGTTCTCTTTTTGCAAGCTCCATTTTTTTCTTAAGTGTATCATTTTTACTCTTCCTTCCGCGCTGCTTTGGCATTGGTATGCCTCCATGTGAAGACGAGAAAAAACCATTCTGTTTCATCTCTCTCCACACT encodes:
- the LOC122672883 gene encoding uncharacterized protein LOC122672883, with amino-acid sequence MRDLESVFRSEGREPPFSKSSMIKEAPDQFLLGKREEISPITEEPVTKISDNFQTIETGRNSLCLSEDATRLSLGHTGHPLRSMDLNAEPCIPKDSDHDDAPANVDGICKPSKLTKQAPDHETNFTTSRGTGLDLNAEDVSSSVYHDQIFPYKSQKHLKSRDVSECGSSTGPLDEKDSLRVWREMKQNGFFSSSHGGIPMPKQRGRKSKNDTLKKKMELAKREQVNRFTKIAAPSGLLNELNPGIINHVRNSKQVHSIIEALVRSEKLENGRIQSRSANNLKRGTKEANDRRKDMENMHDSGTSQLNVSHGNEPGGQTPMFSTKVVIPLNSDHVVAGDSYFGARRVSDKTSGASHITSDHEHRNYTLKLSSENTSSVSNEESENQAAVSSLSVKAATVASQWLELLHQDIRGRLSALRRSKKRVRAVIQTELPFLLSKEFKSNQENDPYVPCASECPKPQNIANPEMHQAKWTALFGQMEKTLTEEGRHLETWLNQVTEMQSHCASGLQSTNWFTGHGLPLVGRENESRLKNMENSDRELAIRAAAASIYSTCNYAMSTENVSCF